In Pogoniulus pusillus isolate bPogPus1 chromosome 1, bPogPus1.pri, whole genome shotgun sequence, one DNA window encodes the following:
- the ANKRD9 gene encoding ankyrin repeat domain-containing protein 9: MPWSVQWVGGRGAQSQKQCKKSSFAFYQAVRDLLPVWFLEDMRTMEVFHWEDGGKVSVYSPSEALLYALVHDHQPYARHLLTKFPQSALAAPSQSFSCCQSSAPHLVMAVRYNRIRILFRILKTIQAFPQSDRAGHLDRQGCSRVEGGKTALHVACELVRPECLLLLLGHGASPCLQDSAGNTPLDTLLQQIAHTPAANMRAKLLCLDCLFFFVPQDLQFTMKQQLLDSRQQWQDLLGENRFQCLVGLVPPSLFVGAMRVLIRTISPEQFPEALDDLPLPHFLKPLDLKLES, from the coding sequence ATGCCCTGGAGCGTCCAGTGGGTCGGCGGCCGCGGCGCCCAGTCCCAGAAGCAGTGCAAGAAATCCTCCTTTGCCTTCTACCAGGCAGTGAGGGACCTGTTGCCAGTCTGGTTTCTGGAGGACATGCGGACCATGGAGGTCTTCCACTGGGAGGATGGGGGCAAGGTGAGCGTGTACTCGCCCTCAGAGGCCCTACTCTATGCGCTGGTGCACGACCATCAGCCCTATGCACGGCACCTGTTGACTAAGTTTCCTCAGAGTGCCCTGGCAGCGCCCAGCCagagcttcagctgctgccagtctTCGGCCCCGCACCTGGTCATGGCTGTCCGCTACAACCGGATCCGCATCCTCTTTCGAATCCTCAAGACCATCCAAGCCTTCCCGCAGAGTGACAGAGCTGGCCACTTGGACCGCCAGGGCTGCAGCCGGGTAGAGGGTGGCAAGACAGCCTTACACGTGGCCTGTGAACTGGTGCGACCCGAGTGCTTGCTCCTACTGCTTGGGCACGGTGCATCTCCCTGCTTGCAGGATAGTGCTGGGAATACCCCTCTTGACACCTTGCTGCAGCAGATTGCCCACACGCCAGCAGCTAACATGCGTGCCAAGCTCCTCTGCCTCGACTGCCTCTTCTTCTTTGTGCCTCAGGACCTCCAGTTCACAATGAAACAGCAACTGTTGGACAGTCGCCAGCAGTGGCAGGACCTGCTCGGGGAGAACAGGTTCCAGTGCCTGGTGGGTTTGGTTCCCCCATCACTGTTTGTTGGAGCCATGCGTGTCTTGATAAGGACCATTTCACCTGAGCAGTTCCCAGAGGCTCTGGAtgatctgcctctgcctcatttTCTGAAGCCTTTGGACTTGAAACTGGAGAGCTAG